In Deferribacter desulfuricans SSM1, the following are encoded in one genomic region:
- a CDS encoding aldehyde ferredoxin oxidoreductase family protein, with translation MNVIEGYSDKILFVDLSKKNYDVLKLNIEDLKKYLGGKGLGIKLLYDLFDEKITPFSPENPIIIVPGVLMGTNAPCSGRFHAVTISPLTNIVGTSSCGGPFGMELRKNGYEALVIKGVAKEPTFLVIGSDSVEFYSANEIWGKDTRETQYYFENYGVASLAIGPAGENLVRYANVISGHRFLGRCGFGAVFGSKNLKGVVVKKGIYKILPKNEEMFDKIRKKGLNYINRNNFTASLYRNYGTASNVNFTNSKGAMPAYNFQDGADPKSFNLAGENMAKLFNTKHHTCKPCSILCGHKGVVDGKELSVPEYETVTLLGSNLGIFDSAIVAKWNDICGRMGMDTISTGGVLAWAMEAGEKGIFSSNLKFGKGDGIEEVLLDIAHRRGVGDDLAEGVKRLSEKYGGKEFAIHVKGLEISGYDPRAAFGQALSFATANRGGCHLSAYPIGLEVIFDLLNPYSEKGKVEFTVFFENLFNCINSLQVCLFTAFAYLLESPLTKYTPDFLLRFFMNNLSKIAVLLIDYSLYYELWVSVTGLNISKKEFLKAGERIHLLERYLNNRLGVTKKDDILPARLLYEPRKSDKENRLPPLDKMLKRYYKARGYDENGVVSKSKLKDIL, from the coding sequence ATGAATGTTATTGAAGGTTATAGCGATAAGATACTGTTTGTTGATTTATCGAAAAAGAATTATGATGTTTTGAAGCTAAATATAGAGGATTTAAAAAAATATTTAGGTGGCAAAGGATTAGGAATTAAGCTTTTGTATGATCTTTTTGATGAGAAGATTACCCCATTTTCCCCTGAGAATCCTATTATTATTGTTCCAGGTGTTTTGATGGGGACAAATGCTCCATGTAGTGGTAGATTTCATGCTGTTACAATATCCCCTTTAACAAATATTGTGGGGACATCTTCCTGTGGTGGACCTTTTGGAATGGAGCTTAGGAAAAATGGTTATGAAGCTTTGGTGATAAAGGGGGTTGCAAAAGAGCCTACTTTTCTTGTGATAGGATCTGATAGTGTAGAGTTTTATTCGGCTAACGAGATTTGGGGTAAGGATACAAGAGAAACACAATATTATTTTGAAAATTATGGTGTTGCATCATTAGCTATTGGGCCTGCAGGTGAAAACTTAGTGAGATATGCAAATGTGATTTCTGGTCATAGATTTTTGGGTAGATGTGGATTTGGAGCAGTTTTTGGCTCTAAAAATTTGAAAGGTGTAGTTGTCAAAAAAGGTATATATAAAATTTTACCAAAAAATGAAGAAATGTTTGATAAAATAAGGAAAAAAGGGCTTAATTATATCAATAGAAACAATTTTACAGCAAGCCTTTACAGAAATTATGGTACAGCCTCAAATGTAAATTTTACAAATTCTAAAGGTGCGATGCCTGCCTACAACTTCCAAGATGGGGCTGATCCCAAATCTTTTAATCTTGCTGGAGAAAATATGGCAAAATTGTTTAATACAAAACATCATACCTGTAAGCCTTGCTCAATATTATGTGGTCATAAAGGGGTTGTGGATGGCAAAGAGCTTTCTGTGCCTGAGTATGAAACTGTGACACTTTTGGGTAGCAACCTTGGTATATTTGACTCAGCTATTGTTGCAAAATGGAATGATATTTGTGGCAGAATGGGGATGGATACGATTTCCACTGGTGGTGTTTTGGCATGGGCAATGGAGGCAGGTGAAAAAGGGATTTTTAGCTCAAATTTGAAATTTGGTAAAGGTGATGGGATTGAAGAAGTTTTGTTGGATATAGCTCATCGTAGAGGGGTTGGTGATGATTTAGCCGAAGGGGTTAAAAGGTTAAGTGAAAAATATGGTGGAAAAGAGTTTGCAATACATGTAAAAGGGTTGGAAATATCTGGGTATGACCCAAGAGCTGCTTTCGGACAAGCATTATCATTTGCAACTGCAAATAGGGGAGGTTGTCATCTATCAGCATATCCTATTGGGCTGGAAGTGATTTTTGATTTACTAAATCCCTATTCTGAAAAAGGGAAAGTGGAATTTACTGTATTTTTTGAAAATCTTTTTAATTGTATTAATTCGCTACAAGTTTGCCTCTTTACTGCTTTTGCCTACCTTTTAGAATCACCTTTAACTAAATATACCCCTGATTTTTTACTTAGATTTTTTATGAATAATTTATCGAAAATCGCTGTGTTACTAATCGATTATTCTTTGTATTATGAGTTGTGGGTTTCTGTAACTGGGTTGAATATCTCCAAAAAGGAGTTTTTAAAGGCTGGCGAAAGGATACATTTATTGGAGAGGTATTTAAATAATAGGCTAGGTGTGACTAAAAAGGATGATATTTTACCAGCAAGATTACTTTATGAGCCAAGAAAATCTGACAAAGAAAACAGACTGCCACCATTAGATAAAATGCTTAAAAGATATTACAAAGCCCGTGGTTATGATGAAAATGGAGTAGTTAGCAAATCCAAACTGAAAGATATTTTATAA
- a CDS encoding M20/M25/M40 family metallo-hydrolase, which produces MINEKRLKELFLDMVNIYSPSGKEEEIISYLKNYFKKYKIDFEYQEVEESRGNLIILPQSDESEIVFVGHIDTVPAFDYENYEADIVGDEIYGLGTADMKSGCAAMIEAFLTFKEKVKKDFPCSLALVVGEEESGDGAFELCRAYPFDWAIIGEPTNLLPCFGHYGYVEISLVTYGQKLHAAVSKPDKNAVKIMMDAINMILDYLGHKGDILYNIRDFSSSQSGFASPNRCEAYLDLHIPIKYAIGSLVFEIEDLIFSKFDSEEIKLSLETIHHGYELSNKASMPKLLKNIYEKMKLEFNPSDFKSDSDAPIFWQSGIKPIILGPGDLSVAHTKDEFVSFKEVITAANLYYNILTSTAK; this is translated from the coding sequence ATGATTAATGAAAAAAGACTTAAAGAACTTTTTTTAGATATGGTAAATATCTACAGCCCATCAGGTAAGGAAGAAGAGATAATTTCTTATTTAAAAAATTATTTTAAAAAATACAAAATAGATTTTGAATATCAAGAAGTGGAAGAATCAAGAGGTAATCTAATAATTTTACCCCAAAGTGACGAAAGTGAAATTGTTTTTGTAGGGCATATTGATACGGTGCCTGCATTTGACTATGAAAACTACGAAGCAGATATTGTTGGTGATGAAATTTATGGGCTTGGTACAGCAGATATGAAAAGTGGCTGCGCTGCGATGATTGAAGCTTTTTTGACTTTTAAAGAAAAAGTGAAGAAAGATTTTCCATGTTCACTCGCTCTGGTAGTAGGTGAAGAAGAATCAGGTGATGGAGCTTTTGAGCTTTGTAGAGCTTATCCATTTGACTGGGCTATCATAGGGGAGCCTACAAATTTGCTCCCTTGTTTTGGGCACTATGGCTATGTGGAAATTTCCCTTGTAACTTATGGCCAAAAATTACATGCAGCTGTTTCTAAACCTGATAAAAATGCTGTTAAGATTATGATGGATGCTATAAATATGATTTTAGATTATCTTGGGCATAAAGGGGATATTTTATACAATATAAGGGATTTTAGTAGTTCACAATCAGGTTTTGCAAGCCCAAATAGATGTGAAGCCTATTTGGATCTTCACATCCCGATAAAGTATGCTATCGGCTCACTCGTATTTGAAATAGAGGATTTAATCTTTTCAAAATTTGATTCTGAAGAGATAAAACTTTCACTAGAAACAATTCATCACGGTTATGAGCTTTCAAACAAAGCTTCTATGCCAAAATTGCTTAAAAACATTTATGAGAAAATGAAATTAGAGTTCAATCCTTCCGATTTCAAAAGTGATTCAGATGCACCTATTTTTTGGCAATCAGGTATAAAACCGATTATTTTAGGCCCAGGTGATTTATCAGTGGCACATACAAAGGACGAATTTGTAAGTTTCAAAGAAGTCATCACCGCCGCAAATCTTTACTACAACATCCTAACAAGCACAGCAAAATAA
- a CDS encoding GNAT family N-acetyltransferase, whose protein sequence is MSEIKIRNMTIDDLPKIYRLGEKVFTLNKYPNLHRVWDENEVVEFFVNDKESCFVAVDEKNEIAGFILSYIIHKASIRYGYLVWLCIDKQYEKQGIASILFDKFLEHMKKNDVETVIVDVEKSNEKALNFFRNKGFSSPKEQIYLTLNLKDKK, encoded by the coding sequence ATGAGTGAAATAAAAATCAGGAATATGACGATTGATGATTTACCAAAAATTTATAGACTTGGAGAGAAAGTATTCACATTAAATAAATACCCAAACCTACATAGAGTTTGGGATGAAAATGAGGTAGTTGAGTTTTTTGTAAATGATAAAGAGAGTTGTTTTGTAGCGGTAGATGAAAAAAATGAAATAGCAGGTTTTATATTATCTTATATTATTCATAAGGCATCTATAAGATATGGATATTTAGTTTGGCTCTGTATTGATAAACAGTACGAAAAACAGGGGATAGCATCAATCCTTTTTGACAAATTCTTAGAACACATGAAAAAAAACGATGTGGAAACTGTAATCGTCGATGTAGAAAAAAGTAATGAAAAAGCCTTAAACTTTTTTAGAAACAAAGGGTTTTCATCACCCAAAGAACAGATTTATTTAACACTAAATTTAAAGGATAAAAAATGA
- a CDS encoding hydantoinase/oxoprolinase family protein — translation MIIVGVDTGGTFTDFIYKKDGKWGVYKLLSTPHNPAEAVLKGLDYILEGKPGNITHGSTVATNAILEKKGANTALITNKGFEDVIDIGRQNRKKLYDLYYQKNKPLVSSTMRFGLDCRVNSNGEVLKEVDLLQLEEIAEKLKIAEAESVAVCFLFSFLNRKHEKIVGDYLREKGFHCCLSSEILPEFREYERLSTTVINAYVSPKMDRYISHIKDNLTEGSKLRIMQSNGGVISAEVAMSESVRTILSGPAGGAVGAFEIGKMAGFDKLITFDMGGTSTDVALINGELPLTVESEIDGFPVKVPMIDIHTVGAGGGSIAYKDDGGALRVGPISAGADPGPICYGKGEQITVTDANLYLGRLIPDHFLGGAMKLDREKLNFYFDKLSKEFGLTTVELAEGVLEVANTNMERAIRVISVERGYNPSDFTLFSFGGAGGMHAAFLAKLLHIPRVFVPRNPGILSAIGMILSDIIKDYSKTVMLKEALSFNELKTYFADLKEQGINDLLNEGVERENISLELYLDMRYLGQSYEIIVPFTEDYVNTFHEYHKRLYGYANYEKPIEIVNLRLRARGKMEKPKFEKKATKVADIDKNAILSETDVIFGGKTVKSKVIDRDLLLYGNKFDGPAIVIEYSSTIVIPPEATVEVDAFENLIIHV, via the coding sequence ATGATTATTGTAGGCGTTGATACAGGTGGTACTTTTACAGATTTTATTTATAAAAAAGATGGGAAATGGGGGGTATATAAATTACTATCTACTCCACATAACCCTGCTGAAGCTGTTTTAAAGGGGCTTGATTATATTCTTGAGGGTAAACCTGGGAATATTACACATGGCTCTACAGTTGCTACAAACGCAATTTTAGAAAAGAAGGGTGCAAATACTGCATTGATAACAAATAAAGGTTTTGAAGATGTGATAGATATAGGCAGACAAAATAGGAAAAAGCTTTATGACTTATACTATCAAAAAAATAAGCCACTTGTGTCATCGACTATGAGATTTGGTTTGGACTGCAGGGTTAATTCAAATGGTGAAGTTCTGAAAGAGGTGGATTTATTACAGCTTGAAGAGATTGCTGAAAAACTAAAGATTGCGGAAGCAGAATCTGTGGCTGTATGCTTTTTATTTTCATTTTTGAATAGAAAACATGAAAAGATTGTAGGAGATTATCTTAGAGAAAAAGGTTTTCATTGTTGCCTATCATCAGAGATTTTACCTGAGTTTAGAGAGTATGAAAGGTTATCAACTACAGTAATAAATGCTTATGTATCACCTAAAATGGATAGATATATAAGTCATATAAAAGATAATTTAACTGAGGGGAGCAAGCTCAGAATAATGCAGTCAAATGGAGGGGTAATTTCTGCAGAAGTGGCAATGAGTGAATCTGTTAGGACTATTCTTTCTGGTCCTGCTGGTGGAGCTGTTGGGGCATTTGAAATAGGGAAAATGGCAGGTTTTGACAAACTAATTACATTTGATATGGGTGGAACCTCTACAGATGTGGCACTTATTAATGGAGAGTTGCCTTTAACAGTAGAATCTGAAATAGATGGATTCCCTGTAAAAGTTCCTATGATAGATATCCATACGGTTGGTGCAGGTGGTGGCTCAATTGCTTATAAAGATGATGGTGGTGCTCTGAGAGTGGGGCCGATAAGCGCAGGTGCTGATCCTGGACCTATTTGCTATGGTAAAGGGGAGCAGATTACAGTTACAGATGCAAACCTTTATCTTGGAAGACTTATCCCTGACCACTTTCTTGGTGGAGCGATGAAACTTGATAGAGAAAAGCTAAACTTTTATTTTGACAAGCTATCCAAAGAGTTTGGTTTGACCACAGTGGAGCTTGCAGAAGGGGTTTTAGAAGTTGCCAATACAAATATGGAAAGAGCGATTAGGGTAATTTCTGTAGAGAGAGGGTATAACCCATCAGATTTTACACTTTTCTCCTTTGGTGGTGCAGGAGGGATGCATGCTGCATTTTTAGCTAAACTACTTCATATCCCAAGAGTATTTGTTCCTAGAAATCCAGGTATTTTATCTGCAATAGGGATGATTTTATCAGACATAATAAAGGATTATTCAAAGACAGTGATGTTGAAAGAAGCATTAAGCTTTAATGAATTGAAAACATATTTTGCAGATTTAAAAGAGCAAGGGATAAATGACCTGTTGAATGAGGGGGTAGAGCGAGAAAATATATCATTAGAGTTGTATTTGGATATGAGGTATTTAGGGCAATCTTATGAGATTATCGTTCCATTTACGGAAGATTATGTAAATACTTTTCATGAATATCATAAGAGATTGTATGGGTATGCAAATTATGAAAAACCGATTGAAATAGTAAATTTAAGACTTAGAGCAAGAGGTAAAATGGAAAAACCGAAATTTGAAAAGAAAGCTACTAAAGTAGCAGATATTGATAAAAATGCCATATTAAGTGAAACTGATGTTATTTTTGGTGGTAAAACTGTTAAGTCTAAAGTCATTGATAGGGATTTACTTTTGTATGGTAATAAATTCGATGGGCCAGCTATAGTTA